Below is a window of Myroides profundi DNA.
CGCTCTGTAGTGTCCAGGAGCGTGAGGGTCAGTTTTCACTTGGTTTTTAATTGCCTCATCACGAGCTTTAGTTCTCCAGATAGTTCCCCAAGAGATAAAGAAACGTTGTTGAGGTGTGAATCCGTCGATTAGACCTGGATCACCATTTTCTTTTAAATAGATTTGTAATCCGTCATAAGCAGCATTAACACCACCTAAGTCTCCGATATTCTCACCTAAAGTGAATTTACCGTCTACGAATACACCTGGTAGAGGCTCTAATGCGCTGTACTGAGCAGCTAAAGCATCACCTAATTTAGTGAAACTAGTTAAGTCAGCGTCAGTCCACCAGTTGTTTAAGTTTCCGTTTTTATCATAACGAGCTCCTGAGTCATCAAAACTGTGAGAGATCTCGTGTCCGATTACAGCTCCGATACCACCATAGTTAATCGCTTCGTCAGCTTTATAATCATAGAATGGAGGTTGTAAGATAGCAGCAGGGAATACGATTTCGTTATAGATAGGGTTGAAGTAAGCGTTCACTGTCTGTGGAGCCATTCCCCAACGAGATTTATCTACAGGTTTACCGAAGTCTTCCATGTTTTTAGCAAAATCCCATTTAGTAGCATTCTTCATGTTTTCGAAGTGATTACCACCGTCTTTAGGAGCTTTAATATCCATAGCTGAGTAATCTTCCCATTTGTCAGGGTAACCGATTTTCACTGTTGTAGTTGCTAATTTTTCTAAAGCACCTTTTTTAGTTTCTTCAGCCATCCATGGTAATGCTTTGATACGATCACCGAAAGCTGTAAGTACGTTTTTAATCATCGCCTGAGCTTTTGCTTTCGCTTCAGCAGGGAATTTTTTAGCAACGTATAATTGTCCTAAAGCTTCTCCTACAGTACCGTTAACTACAGCTAATGCTCTTTCGTCAACAGGTCTTTGTTCTTTAGCACCTTCTAATGTTTTAGAGTAGAACTCCCAGTTCGCTTTCTCCATTTCAGTAGACAAGAAGCTAGCATTTTTGTTCACTAAAGTCCATTTCATATACGCTTTGATATCTTCGATATTCTTAGCAGAAAGGATTTCGTTAAGCGCTTTCATGTATTTCGGTTGAGATACAATTAGCTTTTCAACGTTCTTTAATCCTGTAGCAGCGATATAAGCATTCCAATCAACAGCAGGTGTTAATTTTTGAAGCTCAGCTACTGTCATAGGGTTATAAGTAAGACGGCTATCTCTACGCTCTACTCTAGTAAGGCGAGGTTCAGCCATTTTAGTTTCGATCGCTAATACACGTTTAGAATCTGTAGTAGCCTCTTCTTTAGGCTCACCAGCTAATTCTAACATACGTGCTACGTGTGCTACGTATTGGTCACGTTTTTCAGTGATGTCTTTATCTTTTAATACATAATAATCACGATCAGGTAAACCTAAAGAACCTAAACTGATGTATACTGTATTCTCTTGAGAGCTTTTTGCATCTGCATATACGTAGATAGAATATAATCCTAATCCTCCTTCAGTTACTAATTCGTTGATTAGTTTAGTCGCATCTTCTGGAGTTTTGATTGCATTGATTTTATCTAAGTAAGGTTTAAGAGGAGCTACTCCTAATTCATTTCTCTTAGCTTCATCTAAGTAAGTTTGGAATACAGCTACAGCTTTAGCTTGATCAGATTTAGGATCAAGTTTAGAGTCTTCAGCAGCCTCTCTAAGGATAGCAAGGGCATCCTTATCTGTGTTTTGTCTTAATTCATCAAAACTTCCCCAACGTGTTCTGTCATTTGGAATTTCTGTTTTGTCATACCAAGCACCGTTTACATAACGGAAAAAGTCATCACCAGGCTTTACATTTTTATCCATGTATTCTAGGTTGATTCCATGAGCTACTTGATCTTCTTGCTCTGTTGTATTTTTAGCATCTTTACAAGCTACTAATGATACTACAGCGAAGGCAGAGGTTAATAAAACTCTTTTGTTCATAGTATATAATTAATTTTGTTCCTATTGATATTCTAACAAAAATAGAAAATATCTTTTATAATCGTATTTTTCTATACTTTAAATAAGACATCTTGTATTTATCATGTCTTTAACCTTCAGGTTAAAAGGGATTTTGTAAGTTTGTCGAAACTCTATTTAAAATGTTACACTTTTTCAAGAAATATAAATACTTTTTTATTTTCTTCTTCCTTTTATGTGCAGGAATCATGGTGATGTTCTACAATGCACTGAAGTATAGAAAATCACTACCAGTATATACACCAGCAATGGTGAATCCTGAGATGGTAGATAGTTTAATCCAACATGAAGCCAATAAACAGAAGCACAAGATAGCTGCTTTTAAGTTCTTAAACCAGAATGGTGATACAATTACAAATAAAGATTATGAAGGACATATCTATGTAGCTGATTTCTTCTTTACGACTTGTACTACGATTTGTCCTATCATGAGTGATAATATGGTTTGGCTTCAAGATAAGATTAAGACTCTGCCAGGCGTTAAATTATTATCACACTCAGTAACTCCTGATATCGATAGTGTGCCTGTGCTAAAAGAATATGCACTACACAAAGGGGCTGATGATAAGATATGGAACTTAGTAACAGGGGATAAAAGAGATATCTATTATATCGCTCGTAACTCTTACTTAGCTGTGAAGACGGGGTCTCCAGAAGAGATGTATGATATGGTACACACCGAAAACTTTATTCTAGTAGATGGCAATGGCCGTATCCGAGGATTCTATGATGGTACTAATCTAGATACTCCTGATAAAGAAACTAAGAATATGCAACAGCTATGGGAAGATATCCAATGGCTTTATAAACATGAAAATAATAAGGCGAAATAATCAAGTTATTACAAGGTATAGTCCCTCTACATTTATTAGATAATGTAGAGGGATTTCTTATATATGTATATTTCTGTTTCTTAGCAATGAATCAAAATAAGCTAATAATGAAAAGGTTGTGTGGTAATTATAGTAGTATTAATACTGATAATAATTAGGATTATAGTTCTATAATCTTTTTTATTGATTAAATTTGCAATATGAATTAAATCTAAATAAGGTGAGTACAACTTTAGACTTATTAAAAAGAAATGAAAAAGGAGTGATAGCAGATTTCGATATGCACAAGGTTCCTTTAAAACTATTGGAAATGGGATGTCTACCTGGGAATTCGGTAGAACTATTAGAGGTAGCTCCTCTAGGTGACCCAATATATTTGTGTATTAATGATACACATTTATCTATTCGAAAAGAATTAGCTAAAGAGATACAAGTAGAATTAATTGGCTAATTAGATTAAGATATTACATATAGTTGATGAAAAAAGATATAAAAGTTGCCCTAATAGGTAATCCTAATGTAGGGAAAACCTCTGTATTCAATGCCCTGACAGGCCTTAACCATAAGATAGGAAATTATCCTGGTATTACTGTAGATAAAAAATCTGGAGTAGCGAAGTTAGATGATAAAGTAAACGCTACTATTATCGACTTACCTGGAACATATAGTATTAATGCGAGTTCTGAAGATGAGCGCATTGTGTTAGATTTATTATTTGATCCTACTAATGATGACTTTCCAGATGTTACTGTTGTAGTAGCTGATATAGAAAATCTAAAGCGTAACTTATTACTATTTACCCAAGTTAAAGAACTTGGTGTTCCTACGATACTAGCTGTTAATATGGCTGATCATATGGACGAGAAGGGGATTAGTCTTAAGATAGCTGAGTTAGAAAAGAAATTAAATACAAAGATTGTTTTAATCAGTGCGAAGAAAAAACTTGGTATTCAAGAGTTAAAACAAGCAATATTAAATTATAGAACGTATTCTATAGAGCCATGTGTTAATGCTACAGCAGTAGACACAGAGTTCTTTAGTAAACTTGCTTTGACATTCCCTAACCTTTCTGTATTCAAATTGTGGATGATCTATTCGCAAGATATCAAAATCGGAAATATAGGGAAGAAAGAAATAGAGGCGAAGGGAGTTCATTTGTCAGAAAGTGAAATCAAAAAGCTTCAACATAAAAAGACAATCAAGAGATATCAGTTTATCAACGACGTTTTAAAAGAAACGTACTCACGTGATGTCAATAAAGCTACAGATCTTCGTTCTAAAGTAGATAGAATACTTACCCATAAAGTGTATGGATATCTAATCTTCTTTGCGATTATGATGTTGGTCTTCCAGGCTATCTTTGAGTGGTCAAGTATTCCGATGGATTGGATAGATGAGCAGTTTGCTAATCTTAGTTCTTGGGTACATGATACGATGGAGCCAGGTAAGCTTACAGATTTGATAGCGGATGGTATCGTACCAGGTATTGGAGGGGTAATGCCTTTCATCCCTCAGATTGCTATTCTATTTATGTTTATTTCTATCTTAGAAGAGACAGGGTATATGAGTAGAGTGGTGTTCTTAATGGATAGATTAATGCGTCCATTCGGATTAAGTGGTAAATCAGTAGTGCCACTTATCTCTGGTAATGCATGTGCTATTCCGGCGATTATGTCTGCTCGTAATATTGAGAACCCTAAAGAAAGATTGATTACAATACTTGTAACACCGTTTACTACGTGTTCTGCTCGTATTCCAGTATATATTATCATTATTGCTTTAGTAATCCCTGATACACGTGTATTTGGGTTCTTAAGTATACAAGGATTGACATTGACGTTATTCTATCTAGTAGGATTCTTAGCAGCTTTATTGTCTTCTTGGGCATTGAGTAAATACATTAAGAGCGAGCGCAAGTCATACTTCGTAATCGAGATGCCAAACTACCGTACTCCTATTATTAAGAACGTAGTGGTGAATATGTATGAGAAGACTAAAGCATTCGTAGTAGGTGCAGGTAAGATTATATTCGTATTATCGATCATCATTTGGTTCTTAGGTGCTCATGGACCTGGAGAACGCTTTGAGAATGCTGAGAAACATATTACAGAAGTTTATCAAGATAAAGAGGTAAGTGAAGAAGAATTAAGTGAGCATATCGCTAGTTATAGATTAGAGAATTCTTATATCGGTATTCTAGGTAAAACAATAGAACCTGTAATCAAACCTCTAGGGTATGACTGGAAAGTAGGTATCGCAGTATTGTCTTCTTTCGTAGGACGTGAAATCTTTGTAGGAGTACTTGGAACTATTTATAATGTAGGATCTGGGGATGAGAATGATGAAGATGGACGTATTAAACAAAAAATGGCAGCAGAGATATGGCCTGATACAGGACAACCAGTCTTCACGCTAGCCAGTGGGGTGTCACTAATGTTCTTTTATGCTTTTGCGATGCAGTGTACAGCTACAGTAGCAATCGTGAAAAGAGAGACTAAGTCTTGGAAATGGACTATCTACCAATTAGTGTTTATGACTGTTTTTGCGTATGTCGCAGCTTTAATAGCATATCAACTTTTAAAATAAAGTAATTATGGGTTACCAAGAAATAATTGCCTATGCAATTGTAATTATTGCATTGGGGTACATCATTAAAAAAGGCTTTTGGAAGAATAAAACGAATAAGAAAGGTTCTTGTGGCGGAGGTAGCTGCGGATGTTCTTAATCACCATTCTTTAAAATAACAAAATAGGCAACTCAGGCGAGTTGCCTATTTTGTTTAGTATATATCGTTAAAACTTAAATGTGGCGAATTCGCCATAATTAGGACTATACTTACCTAATGCTCTTGATGAAGTTATGAATACTCTCCTCACTAATGCCATGTTCATTAATATGCTTCATAAAGGCTGTTCCTATAATCGCCCCTGAGCTATATTGATTCGTGAGGTCATAGGTGTGTTTATCTCTTACCCCAAAGCCGATAAGAGCAGGGTTTTTAAGTTTTAAATCTTGAATGTGTTTATAGTATGCTTGTTGTTCTTCTAAAGACTTATTAGAACCTGTTGTCCCATTAGAAGAAACTAAATAGATAAAACCATCTGTCTGCTCATCTATATGGCGCACACGTTCTGTCGAAGTATCATTACTTATCAGCATGATATTACTGACGTTGTGTTGATCACAGTGTGTCTTGAAATGGGATACGTAGTAGTCCATAGGTAAGTCTGGTAGGATAATACCATCTACACCTACTTCTGCACATTTACTGATGAATGCTTCTATACCATAACGCATTACAGGGTTGAGGTACCCCATTAAGACAACAGGGATAGTAATGTGTTGTCTCATTTCTTTTAATTGTTCGAATAGCTTAGAGACTGTGATACCATTTAGCAACGCCTGTTCACTGCTATGCTGTATAACTGGCCCGTCTGCTAGTGGGTCTGAGAATGGCATGCCTATTTCTACTAAATCCACACCTGCGTTATCTAGGTTTTTTAAGATGGTCATCGTGTCTTCTAAGGCAGGATAGCCTGCTGTGAAGTATATAGAAAGTATATTGGATTTCTTCTCGGTGAAGAGTGTGTTGATTCTATTATTCATGGTTAAAGTATTTAGAGTAAGTAATCATGTCTTTATCGCCTCGTCCTGATAAGTTTACCACTACGATATCGCTTTCTTTTAGCTCCATCTTATTTAGGTACGCTAAGGCGTGTGCTGACTCTAGAGCAGGTATAATACCATCTATACGCGTTAGTTCAAAAGCAGCCTTGATCGCTTCATCATCAGTGATACTACCTACAGTGATCTTACCTGTATCACTCAGATAGGCATGTGCAGGCCCTATACCAGGATAATCTAATCCGGCAGAGATAGAATAAGGCTCTATAATCTGTCCGTCCTCAGTCTGTATAAGGTAAGTCTTGCTACCGTGTATAATACCTTGTTTTCCTAAGGCGATAGTAGCCGCAGTCTGTCCTGTTTCTACTCCTAGACCTGCCGCTTCTACTGCGATTAACTTTGTATGACCATTATCTATAAAGTGGTAGAAAGCGCCCATCGCATTACTTCCTCCACCTACACATGCTACTACATAGTCTGGATTAGGAGTATTCTCTTGCTCTATGAGCTGTGCTTTTATTTCTTTACTGATGATAGATTGAAACTTCGCTACCATATCAGGATAAGGGTGAGGCCCTACTACAGAACCGATCACATAATAGGTCTCTTGTGGGTTATTGATCCATTCGCGTATAGCTTCATTTGTAGCGTCTTTTAAAGTCTTGCTCCCACTCTCAGCAGCTACTACTTTTGCCCCTAGCATACGCATGCGTTCTACATTAGGTTTCTGACGTTCGATATCATGTGCTCCCATAAATACAGTGCACTCTAGATTTAATAGTGCGCAAGTAGTAGCAGTAGCTACCCCGTGCTGTCCTGCACCTGTCTCAGCTATAATTCTCTTTTTGCCTAGACGTTTGGCTAAGAGTACTTGTCCTATCGTATTGTTGATCTTATGGGCTCCTGTGTGATTTAGATCTTCTCTTTTCAGATAAATCTTTGCTTTATATTTAGCAGACAAGTTAGCAGAATAGAATAGAGGAGTAGGTCTTCCTACATAATCTTTAAGTAGCTTATTTAGTTCTTGTTGAAAATCTTCTGTCTGTATGATATCTAGGTAGCTCTCTTGTAAGTCTGATACGTTCTTATACAGCATCTCAGGGATAAATGAACCTCCGTACTCTCCGTAATATCCTTGTTCGTTTGGGTTAAATTCTTTCATAGTCTCTTATTTCTTTTACTAGTTTTCTCACTAGTGTTATCTCTTTATGATGTTGATCGTTTTCTAATTTACTGTTGAGGTCAAAGCCTGCTAATCTATCATCTCGTAATAGCAAAGCGGACTGTATATTGTGTAACCCTAATCCTCCACTTAGTAGATAAGGGGTACTACCTTGATAATGCTGTAATACATCCCAATCAAATGATAATCCACTACCTCCATACTCTGGAGTAGGGGTGTCGAATACAAATAAATCACAATAGGATTCGTATTGTTCTATTTGACTGAAATCCTCCTTTACTCCTATAGAGAACGCCTTGATTACCTTTATTCCTTGCTCTTTATGGTAAGCACAATCTTCTGGGCTTTCGTTACCGTGAAGTTGTATATAGTCTAGTTTATAATGCTTTATGCGTTGAGTTATTTCTTCTCTTGTAGCATTGACGAATACACCTACTTTCTGAATTGGATGAGGTAGATTATCAACAGCCTTGTTAATATCTGTACTTACATATCGCTTTGACTTGGGATAAAAGATAAATCCCATCATGTCAATGTGCTCTTGCCCAACAGAATTAATATTGTCTATATCAAACATCCCACAGATCTTTATTTTCTTCATCGCTGTTTATACTTTAATCTCTTGTTGTAATAACCGTAGTTGTTCAGCAGGATTAGCGGTCTTCATAAAGTACTCTCCCATTAAGAACCCTGTGAATCCATTGTCTGCTAATTCTAATAGTGTTGCGGCATTCTGTATACCGCTTTCTGCTATCTTCACAGCTCGATGAGGCAATAGATTAGCTAAGGCGATACTGTGCTGAATATTTACTTCAAAGGTGTTCAGATCTCTATTGTTTATCCCAATGAGGTCAAACTCAGTATGTAAATGGTCTCGTATTTCTTGTTCAGTATGCGTCTCTAATAATACTTGTAAGCCAAGCTGATGTGCATAATCAGTCAATACTTTGATACGTTCGATAGGAAGCATTTTAGCGATCAATAGAATGGCGTCTGCACCTATCGCTTTAGCTTCTTCTATCTGGTACTCGTCTAGGATAAAGTCTTTCTGTAATAGGGGCAGGTTTACTGAAGCACGTGCGTTAGCAAAGTCAGTGAGTAGAGCACCAAAGAATTGACTGTCGTTTAGAATTGATAAAGCCGCAGCTCCATTTGCTTCATATCCTTTTACTATCTCAGTGATATTAGCGTTGGGATGAATGATTCCTTTAGAAGGAGACTGTCTCTTAAACTCTGCGATGATCGCTCTGTTGTTCTTAGCAAGTATAGCAGACTTAAAATCAAGCGGTATTCTGTTGTATAATGGAGCATTTCTTAGGTCAGTAATACTCTTTATAGTCTTGCGTTGTGCTACTTCTATTTGTTTATGTGCTTTTATTTGTTCTAATATCTTCATCTCAATTCTTTTAGTATTTCAAACTTCTCTTTTGCTTTTCCTCCCAGTAGAGACTCTTCTGCTCTTGCTTTTGCCTCTAAGATGCTTAGTTCAGGATAGTAGGTATTAATAGCTAAAGCGCTATTAGCAAGGACTACATTATTCTGAGCAGAGGTACCTTTACCTTTAAGTATTTGCCAGAAGATATACGCCGACTCTTCTACTGTTTTTCCTCCTTTTATTTCTTCTTCACGGATGATAGGACTATTAAAGTAAGAAGCGTCTATTAGTTTCTCTTCTTTGTTATTGACTAGCTTAGCTGATTTAGTCAAGCTACATTCATCATAGCCGTCTAAGGCATGTATAATGCAGTACTGTGTATTCTCTGCCTGCAAGAAGTATTTATACATTCTCAATAACTCAAGATTAAACAGACCTACTAACTGTACCTTAGGCTGAGCAGGGTTAGTCAAAGGACCTAGCATATTAAAGAACGTCTTCACTCCAAGGGCTTTTCTCACAGGGGCGATTCGCTTCATGGCTGGGTGAAATAAAGGAGCATGTAGAAAACAGATATTTGCTTCTGTCAATTGTTCTTTTAGTTCTGCTTCTGTGCTTTTAAAATGAATACCCAAGTTCTCCATGACACTTGATGATCCTGAGATAGAAGACACTCCGTAGTTACCATGTTTAGCCACAGGTACACCTGCTCCTGCTGTCACAAAGGATGACAGTGTAGATATATTAAAAGTGTCTTTTCCGTCTCCTCCCGTACCACATAAGTCCATAGGGTTATAGTCGGACAGATCCACCTTATTAGCAAGCTGTAGCATTCCTTCTCGGAACCCTCTTAACTCCTCTAATGTGATGGGTCTCATGATGAATGTAGTCAATAGAGAAGCCATCTGTGCATCTGTATACTTGTCATTAGCCATGTTGATGACTATCTCTTTGGCTTGTTCTGTAGTAAGTGTCTTATGTTGTATTAAGTGATTTAATATCTCTTTCATAGCATTAGTTTTTAATCCAATTTTTAATAATCTCTTTTCCATACGTGGTCAATATCGACTCTGGGTGAAACTGTACTCCTCTGACATTAAGTGTTCGATGCTTCACAGCCATGATATTCTGTTGTTCGTCATAGGCTGTTACTGTTAGTTCACTGTCCTTTTCTTCTATTACCCACGAGTGATAGTGAGCTATAGGGGAGTGGTCAGGCATAGACTGGAATAGTTCATCAGGTGCAGCTAGCTGTATAGGTGATGATATGCCGTGTAAGGGTGTTTCTAGTCTCTTTAATTGGTGGCCATAGTACTCACCTATAGCCTGATGCCCTAAGCAGATACCTAATATGTCTTTATGATTAGCAGCATAGGCTATCACTTCCATTAGTTTGCCTGCTTCTGATGGTATACCCGGCCCTGGCGAAAGGATAATCTTATCGTACTGATCTATTTGCTCTAGTGCTATCTTATCATTCTTGATGATATCTATCGTTTCTATTCCTAGTTCTTTCAGGATGTGTATCACATTGTAGATAAAGGAATCATAGTTGTCGATTACTAATACTTTCATAACTTATATGTTTTGGGCTTCACGGATAGCTAGTGTGATAGCACTTAGTTTATTTTCTATTTCTTTTAATTCTGACAAGTCATCTGATTTGGTCACGATACCACATCCTGCCTGATAGTGTAACTCGTTCTGATAACTCAGAGCAGATCGGATAAAGATGGCATGGTTAATCTCTCCATCTAAGGTGATAAAACCTATCGTACCTCCATAGAACCCTCTGCTCTCTGGTTCATACTGATTGATTAGTTCCATCGCTCTGTGCTTAGGCGCTCCTGATAGTGTCCCTGCTGGGAAGGTATTGGCGAATACATTAAGACTATCTTTCTGCATATCTATGGTA
It encodes the following:
- a CDS encoding anthranilate synthase component II gives rise to the protein MKVLVIDNYDSFIYNVIHILKELGIETIDIIKNDKIALEQIDQYDKIILSPGPGIPSEAGKLMEVIAYAANHKDILGICLGHQAIGEYYGHQLKRLETPLHGISSPIQLAAPDELFQSMPDHSPIAHYHSWVIEEKDSELTVTAYDEQQNIMAVKHRTLNVRGVQFHPESILTTYGKEIIKNWIKN
- the trpA gene encoding tryptophan synthase subunit alpha — translated: MNNRINTLFTEKKSNILSIYFTAGYPALEDTMTILKNLDNAGVDLVEIGMPFSDPLADGPVIQHSSEQALLNGITVSKLFEQLKEMRQHITIPVVLMGYLNPVMRYGIEAFISKCAEVGVDGIILPDLPMDYYVSHFKTHCDQHNVSNIMLISNDTSTERVRHIDEQTDGFIYLVSSNGTTGSNKSLEEQQAYYKHIQDLKLKNPALIGFGVRDKHTYDLTNQYSSGAIIGTAFMKHINEHGISEESIHNFIKSIR
- the trpB gene encoding tryptophan synthase subunit beta; this encodes MKEFNPNEQGYYGEYGGSFIPEMLYKNVSDLQESYLDIIQTEDFQQELNKLLKDYVGRPTPLFYSANLSAKYKAKIYLKREDLNHTGAHKINNTIGQVLLAKRLGKKRIIAETGAGQHGVATATTCALLNLECTVFMGAHDIERQKPNVERMRMLGAKVVAAESGSKTLKDATNEAIREWINNPQETYYVIGSVVGPHPYPDMVAKFQSIISKEIKAQLIEQENTPNPDYVVACVGGGSNAMGAFYHFIDNGHTKLIAVEAAGLGVETGQTAATIALGKQGIIHGSKTYLIQTEDGQIIEPYSISAGLDYPGIGPAHAYLSDTGKITVGSITDDEAIKAAFELTRIDGIIPALESAHALAYLNKMELKESDIVVVNLSGRGDKDMITYSKYFNHE
- the trpC gene encoding indole-3-glycerol phosphate synthase TrpC, with product MKILEQIKAHKQIEVAQRKTIKSITDLRNAPLYNRIPLDFKSAILAKNNRAIIAEFKRQSPSKGIIHPNANITEIVKGYEANGAAALSILNDSQFFGALLTDFANARASVNLPLLQKDFILDEYQIEEAKAIGADAILLIAKMLPIERIKVLTDYAHQLGLQVLLETHTEQEIRDHLHTEFDLIGINNRDLNTFEVNIQHSIALANLLPHRAVKIAESGIQNAATLLELADNGFTGFLMGEYFMKTANPAEQLRLLQQEIKV
- a CDS encoding M13 family metallopeptidase; the protein is MNKRVLLTSAFAVVSLVACKDAKNTTEQEDQVAHGINLEYMDKNVKPGDDFFRYVNGAWYDKTEIPNDRTRWGSFDELRQNTDKDALAILREAAEDSKLDPKSDQAKAVAVFQTYLDEAKRNELGVAPLKPYLDKINAIKTPEDATKLINELVTEGGLGLYSIYVYADAKSSQENTVYISLGSLGLPDRDYYVLKDKDITEKRDQYVAHVARMLELAGEPKEEATTDSKRVLAIETKMAEPRLTRVERRDSRLTYNPMTVAELQKLTPAVDWNAYIAATGLKNVEKLIVSQPKYMKALNEILSAKNIEDIKAYMKWTLVNKNASFLSTEMEKANWEFYSKTLEGAKEQRPVDERALAVVNGTVGEALGQLYVAKKFPAEAKAKAQAMIKNVLTAFGDRIKALPWMAEETKKGALEKLATTTVKIGYPDKWEDYSAMDIKAPKDGGNHFENMKNATKWDFAKNMEDFGKPVDKSRWGMAPQTVNAYFNPIYNEIVFPAAILQPPFYDYKADEAINYGGIGAVIGHEISHSFDDSGARYDKNGNLNNWWTDADLTSFTKLGDALAAQYSALEPLPGVFVDGKFTLGENIGDLGGVNAAYDGLQIYLKENGDPGLIDGFTPQQRFFISWGTIWRTKARDEAIKNQVKTDPHAPGHYRAYVPLQNVDAFYQAFDIKEGDKLYIKPEERVKIW
- the feoB gene encoding ferrous iron transport protein B, with amino-acid sequence MKKDIKVALIGNPNVGKTSVFNALTGLNHKIGNYPGITVDKKSGVAKLDDKVNATIIDLPGTYSINASSEDERIVLDLLFDPTNDDFPDVTVVVADIENLKRNLLLFTQVKELGVPTILAVNMADHMDEKGISLKIAELEKKLNTKIVLISAKKKLGIQELKQAILNYRTYSIEPCVNATAVDTEFFSKLALTFPNLSVFKLWMIYSQDIKIGNIGKKEIEAKGVHLSESEIKKLQHKKTIKRYQFINDVLKETYSRDVNKATDLRSKVDRILTHKVYGYLIFFAIMMLVFQAIFEWSSIPMDWIDEQFANLSSWVHDTMEPGKLTDLIADGIVPGIGGVMPFIPQIAILFMFISILEETGYMSRVVFLMDRLMRPFGLSGKSVVPLISGNACAIPAIMSARNIENPKERLITILVTPFTTCSARIPVYIIIIALVIPDTRVFGFLSIQGLTLTLFYLVGFLAALLSSWALSKYIKSERKSYFVIEMPNYRTPIIKNVVVNMYEKTKAFVVGAGKIIFVLSIIIWFLGAHGPGERFENAEKHITEVYQDKEVSEEELSEHIASYRLENSYIGILGKTIEPVIKPLGYDWKVGIAVLSSFVGREIFVGVLGTIYNVGSGDENDEDGRIKQKMAAEIWPDTGQPVFTLASGVSLMFFYAFAMQCTATVAIVKRETKSWKWTIYQLVFMTVFAYVAALIAYQLLK
- the trpD gene encoding anthranilate phosphoribosyltransferase gives rise to the protein MKEILNHLIQHKTLTTEQAKEIVINMANDKYTDAQMASLLTTFIMRPITLEELRGFREGMLQLANKVDLSDYNPMDLCGTGGDGKDTFNISTLSSFVTAGAGVPVAKHGNYGVSSISGSSSVMENLGIHFKSTEAELKEQLTEANICFLHAPLFHPAMKRIAPVRKALGVKTFFNMLGPLTNPAQPKVQLVGLFNLELLRMYKYFLQAENTQYCIIHALDGYDECSLTKSAKLVNNKEEKLIDASYFNSPIIREEEIKGGKTVEESAYIFWQILKGKGTSAQNNVVLANSALAINTYYPELSILEAKARAEESLLGGKAKEKFEILKELR
- a CDS encoding FeoA family protein — encoded protein: MSTTLDLLKRNEKGVIADFDMHKVPLKLLEMGCLPGNSVELLEVAPLGDPIYLCINDTHLSIRKELAKEIQVELIG
- a CDS encoding phosphoribosylanthranilate isomerase translates to MKKIKICGMFDIDNINSVGQEHIDMMGFIFYPKSKRYVSTDINKAVDNLPHPIQKVGVFVNATREEITQRIKHYKLDYIQLHGNESPEDCAYHKEQGIKVIKAFSIGVKEDFSQIEQYESYCDLFVFDTPTPEYGGSGLSFDWDVLQHYQGSTPYLLSGGLGLHNIQSALLLRDDRLAGFDLNSKLENDQHHKEITLVRKLVKEIRDYERI
- a CDS encoding SCO family protein; translation: MLHFFKKYKYFFIFFFLLCAGIMVMFYNALKYRKSLPVYTPAMVNPEMVDSLIQHEANKQKHKIAAFKFLNQNGDTITNKDYEGHIYVADFFFTTCTTICPIMSDNMVWLQDKIKTLPGVKLLSHSVTPDIDSVPVLKEYALHKGADDKIWNLVTGDKRDIYYIARNSYLAVKTGSPEEMYDMVHTENFILVDGNGRIRGFYDGTNLDTPDKETKNMQQLWEDIQWLYKHENNKAK